The following coding sequences lie in one Paramormyrops kingsleyae isolate MSU_618 chromosome 15, PKINGS_0.4, whole genome shotgun sequence genomic window:
- the colgalt2b gene encoding procollagen galactosyltransferase 2 isoform X2, producing the protein MLRDWLRRVQGQYHYVEWRPMAEPPSYTDEWGPKHWSISRFSHVMKLRQAALRAAREHWADYVLFADSDNLLTNPRVLTLLMAENRTLVAPMLESRSLYSNFWCGITPQGYYRRTPEYQPIREWKRQGCFTVPMVHSTFLLDLRRVASRTLTFHPPHPDYSWTFDDIMVFAFSARQAGVQMYVCNREHYGFLPVPLKPQLGLEDEAESFAHSVAEALLDHNIGPSENLYVPPTAQDRMGFDEIFLINLKRRLDRRRRMLSTLETLGIVVTLTDAVDGRALNTSQIQALGIEMIPGYSDPYSGRVLTRGEIGCFLSHHQTWTQVVERGLRQVLVLEDDIRFEPRFKSRLRTIMENIDQAGLDWDLVYVGRKRMQVKQPEQSVAGVDNLVVADYSYWTLGYALSLQGARKLLRAQPFGKMLPVDEFLPVMFNKHPKVEYMAHFAERDLRAFSVEPLLLYPTHYTGEPGYVSDTETSTIWDDEAVSTDWDREHTRKTAQQGHIQPAAQNSVTGETPPPAAHASRDDL; encoded by the exons ATGCTGCGGGACTGGCTGCGCCGGGTGCAGGGCCAGTATCACTATGTGGAGTGGAGGCCGATGGCGGAGCCCCC CTCTTACACAGATGAGTGGGGGCCAAAGCACTGGTCCATCTCCCGCTTCAGTCACGTGATGAAGCTGAGACAAGCGGCATTGAGAGCAGCAAGAGAACACTGGGCAGACTACGTTCTG TTTGCAGACAGTGACAACCTACTTACGAACCCCCGTGTGCTGACGCTGCTGATGGCTGAGAACCGAACCCTCGTGGCCCCCATGCTGGAGTCGCGCTCCCTCTACTCCAACTTCTGGTGTGGCATCACCCCCCAG GGGTACTACAGGCGCACCCCCGAGTACCAGCCCATCCGCGAGTGGAAGCGGCAGGGCTGCTTCACCGTGCCCATGGTGCACTCCACCTTCCTGCTGGACCTGCGGCGGGTGGCCAGCCGCACACTGAccttccaccccccccacccggacTACAGCTGGACCTTCGACGACATCATGGTCTTTGCCTTCTCTGCGCGGCAAGCAG GCGTGCAGATGTACGTGTGCAACAGAGAGCACTACGGCTTCCTGCCTGTGCCCCTCAAGCCCCAGCTGGGCCTGGAGGACGAGGCCGAGAGCTTCGCCCATTCCGTGGCCGAGGCGCTCC TTGACCATAACATAGGACCGTCGGAGAACCTGTATGTTCCGCCCACAGCCCAGGATAGGATGGGCTTTGACGAG ATCTTCTTGATCAACCTGAAGCGGCGTTTGGACAGGCGGAGGCGGATGCTGAGCACACTAGAGACCCTGGGCATTGTGGTGACGCTGACGGATGCAGTGGATGGCAG GGCTCTGAACACGTCCCAGATCCAGGCGTTGGGTATCGAGATGATTCCCGGCTACAGCGACCCGTATTCGGGCCGTGTTCTGACCCGCGGGGAGATCGGCTGCTTCCTGAGCCACCACCAAACCTGGACGCAG GTGGTGGAGCGTGGATTGcggcaggtgctggtgctggagGACGACATCCGGTTCGAACCCAGGTTCAAGAGCCGGCTGAGGACCATCATGGAGAACATCGATCAGGCCGGGCTGGACTGGGATCTCGT atacgTGGGTAGGAAGCGGATGCAGGTGAAGCAGCCGGAGCAGTCGGTGGCTGGCGTGGACAATCTGGTGGTGGCAGACTACTCCTACTGGACACTGGGCTATGCGCTGTCCCTCCAGGGAGCCCGGAAGCTTCTGCGGGCTCAGCCTTTCGGCAAGATGCTGCCCGTGGACGAGTTCCTGCCCGTCATGTTCAACAAGCACCCGAA GGTGGAGTACATGGCACACTTCGCAGAACGGGACCTGCGCGCCTTCTCCGTGGAACCGCTGCTGCTGTACCCAACACACTACACGGGCGAGCCGGGCTACGTCAGCGACACGGAGACCTCCACCATCTGGGACGACGAGGCGGTGAGCACCGACTGGGACCGGGAGCACACCCGCAAGACGGCGCAGCAGGGCCACATCCAGCCGGCGGCGCAGAACAGCGTGACGGGggagacacccccccccgccgcccacGCCTCCCGCGATGATCTGTGA